The Lynx canadensis isolate LIC74 chromosome D1, mLynCan4.pri.v2, whole genome shotgun sequence genome has a segment encoding these proteins:
- the REXO2 gene encoding oligoribonuclease, mitochondrial, protein MLGGSLGSRLLRGVGGSRGQFGARGVREGGAAMAAGESMAQRMVWVDLEMTGLDIEKDQIIEMACLITDSDLNILAEGPNLIIKQPDELLDSMSDWCKEHHGKSGLTKAVKESTMTLQQAEYEFLSFVRQQTPPGLCPLAGNSVHADKKFLDKYMPQFMKHLHYRIIDVSTVKELCRRWYPEEYEFAPKKAASHRALDDISESIKELQFYRNNIFKKKTDEKKRKIIENGENEKTVS, encoded by the exons ATGCTAGGCGGctccctgggctccaggctgttGCGAGGTGTGGGTGGGAGTCGCGGGCAGTTCGGGGCGCGGGGTGTCCGCGAAGGTGGCGCAGCCATGGCGGCAGGGGAGAGCATGGCTCAGCGGATGGTTTGGGTGGACCTGGAG ATGACAGGATTGGACATTGAGAAGGACCAGATTATTGAGATGGCGTGTCTGATAACTGACTCTGATCTCAACATTTTGGCTGAA GGTCCTAACCTGATTATAAAACAGCCAGATGAGTTACTGGACAGCATGTCAGATTGGTGTAAGGAGCATCATGGGAAG TCTGGTCTAACCAAGGCAGTGAAGGAGAGTACAATGACATTGCAACAGGCAGAGTATGAATTTCTGTCCTTTGTACGACAGCAGACTCCTCCGGGGCTCTGTCCGCTTGCAG GAAATTCAGTTCATGCAGATAAGAAGTTTCTTGACAAATACATGCCCCAGTTCATGAAACATCTTCATTATAGAATAATTGATGTGAGCACTGTTAAAGAACTGTGCAG ACGCTGGTATCCAGAAGAATATGAGTTTGCACCAAAGAAGGCTGCTTCTCACAG GGCACTGGATGACATTAGCGAAAGCATCAAAGAGCTTCAGTTTTACCGCAATAACatcttcaagaagaaaacagatgagaagaagaggaaaattatagaaaatggggaaaatgagaagaCCGTGAGTTGA